A section of the Oryzias latipes chromosome 8, ASM223467v1 genome encodes:
- the nags gene encoding N-acetylglutamate synthase, mitochondrial isoform X2, which translates to MSKVNGGSAGCRAMVIAGKYLSSPCSATLARSSGHQNRRLIVLQRRLASFSAAGAGGRAAAPAQQETTGCISAADRHARTNRNLIYRDVKAFLNEVGGDPREARYWLTQFQRATSAQSPAFAVLEVDSSVFHSREMVQSLAFGLSFLQRMDMKPVVIIAWSEDEAPKSGGSVSGCPTSGLMERCQQLSQALQQHSGTVLPFFSSEAVLHLQEAPNGSNDRPYIDVVTSLLQWSLDSGMIPLICPVGRDTRGCSVILDQTEVTAAVSRALQPHKVMFLNHCGGLRSPERKVLDTVSLPADLPRLSTASCLSEAERRKVTTITKILNQLPAESSAVITSADTLLSELFSHRGSGTLFKSGDPIHRYSSLVGIDVQRLLALINKSFDKTLKEDYFDSLKGRLRAIYLSEGYNAAAIITMEPVNGGTPYLDKFVVLQTL; encoded by the exons ATGTCCAAAGTCAACGGCGGCTCCGCTGGCTGCCGGGCCATGGTGATCGCGGGGAAATACTTATCGAGCCCGTGTTCCGCCACACTGGCCCGGAGTTCTGGTCACCAGAACCGCCGGCTGATCGTCCTCCAGCGCCGCCTGGCGAGCTTCAGCGCAGCCGGCGCGGGGGGCAGAGCTGCGGCTCCGGCTCAGCAGGAAACCACCGGCTGCATCTCCGCTGCAGACCGGCATGCTCGGACGAACCGGAACCTGATTTACCGCGACGTTAAAGCGTTTCTAAACGAAGTGGGAGGAGATCCGCGAGAGGCTCGGTACTGGCTGACCCAGTTCCAGAGGGCGACCTCGGCCCAGTCCCCGGCTTTTGCCGTCCTGGAG GTGGACAGCTCCGTTTTCCACAGCAGGGAAATGGTCCAAAGCCTCGCGTTTGGACTGTCCTTCCTGCAGAGGATGGACATGAAGCCGGTTGTAATCATTGCATGGTCTGAGGACGAGGCGCCAAAGTCCGGAGGCTCCGTCTCTGGATGTCCCACCAGTGGACTGATGGAGCGATGCCAGCAGCTGAGTcaagctctgcagcagcactcGGGCACCGTCCTCCCGTTCTTCTCCTCAGAGGCGGTTCTCCACCTGCAAGAGGCGCCAAATGGAAGCAA CGACCGACCCTACATCGATGTGGTAACCAGTCTTCTTCAGTGGAGTCTGGACAGTGGGATGATCCCGCTCATCTGTCCGGTGGGGAGGGACACCAGAGGTTGTTCGGTCATCCTGGACCAAACTGAGGTCACAGCAGCTGTTTCCCGAGCTCTGCAGCCGCACAAGGTCATGTTCCTGAACCACTGCGGAGGCCTGCGAAGCCCAGAACGAAAG GTGCTGGATACTGTGTCTCTCCCTGCTGACCTGCCCCGTTTGTCCACCGCATCATGTCTGAGTGAGGCCGAACGCCGCAAAGTCACCACCATCACCAAAATCCTCAACCAGCTGCCGGCAGAGTCGTCCGCCGTGATCACCTCAGCCGACACTCTGCTGTCCGAGCTGTTCAGCCACAGAG GATCTGGAACCCTCTTTAAAAGTGGAGATCCCATTCACCG GTACTCCTCTCTGGTTGGCATAGATGTGCAGCGCCTGCTGGCTCTCATCAACAAGTCCTTTGATAAAACTCTGAAGGAGGATTACTTCGACTCTCTGAAGGGGCGGCTGCGCGCCATCTACCTCTCTGAAGG CTACAACGCAGCAGCCATCATCACAATGGAGCCGGTGAACGGCGGCACTCCTTATCTGGACAAGTTTGTG